From Humibacter ginsenosidimutans, a single genomic window includes:
- a CDS encoding CoA transferase subunit A: protein MIDKVVGSAADAVADVVDGSSLAVGGFGLCGIPMVLIDALLASGVRDLSVVSNNCGVDDWGLGVLLAARRIRKMTSSYVGENREFERQFLSGELELELTPQGTLAEKLRAGGSGIAAFFTQTGVGTQVAEGGLPRRYNADGSIAVASPPKPVQPFSVDGVVKDFVLEEAISTDFALVHAKLADRQGNLVFDKSARNFSPLCAMAGRVCIAEVEEVVDAGGIDPDAVHLPGVYVDRIVVVGRDVEKRIERRTVRAAASAAERGEA from the coding sequence GTGATCGACAAGGTGGTGGGTTCTGCGGCGGATGCTGTGGCGGACGTCGTGGACGGGTCGAGTCTGGCGGTGGGTGGTTTCGGCCTGTGCGGTATCCCGATGGTGCTGATCGATGCGCTGCTGGCGTCGGGGGTGCGGGATCTGTCGGTGGTGTCGAACAACTGTGGTGTGGATGATTGGGGGCTCGGTGTGTTGTTGGCGGCGCGTCGGATTCGGAAGATGACGTCGTCGTATGTGGGGGAGAACAGGGAGTTCGAGCGGCAGTTCCTTTCCGGCGAACTGGAGTTGGAACTCACGCCCCAGGGGACGTTGGCGGAGAAGTTGCGGGCGGGTGGCAGCGGGATCGCGGCGTTCTTCACGCAGACCGGGGTGGGTACGCAGGTGGCGGAGGGTGGTCTGCCGCGGCGCTACAACGCCGACGGGTCGATCGCGGTGGCGTCCCCGCCGAAACCGGTGCAGCCGTTTTCCGTCGACGGTGTCGTCAAGGACTTCGTGCTGGAGGAGGCGATCAGCACGGATTTCGCGTTGGTGCACGCGAAGCTCGCGGACCGGCAGGGCAATCTGGTGTTCGACAAGTCGGCGCGTAACTTCTCCCCACTGTGCGCGATGGCGGGCCGGGTGTGCATTGCCGAGGTGGAAGAGGTGGTGGATGCCGGCGGCATCGACCCGGATGCCGTGCATCTTCCCGGCGTCTACGTCGACCGCATCGTGGTGGTCGGTCGTGATGTGGAGAAGCGCATCGAACGCCGCACCGTGCGGGCCGCGGCGTCAGCCGCCGAGCGTGGGGAGGCGTGA
- a CDS encoding FAD-binding oxidoreductase: MTDVLSAAEAAESLRGLLPGRLFLPGDDGYDAARTPWNTAAVLAPAAVAVPESVADVQAVVRAAADAHLRLAPMSTGHAGMLLSSVDLASTVLVRLTSLTGVSVDERACVARVLGGTVWDDVVAAAHPHGLTGLHGSAGGIAVAGFALNGGLSFYGRKHGLCANSVRAVELVTADGGLRRVDAEHDPDLFWALRGGGGNFGIVTAIEVELVPYSDVVAGMMLWDRSRAVDVMRAWRDLTVDAPESVTTSLRVMSFPPLPDLPPFLAGRDVIVVDGAFLESDERASALLAPLRALQPEIDTVRRIPTSELPLMHMDPPRPSPAVSGHCVLGELSDDTIDAYLDQVGPGTRSGLLSAELRQLGGAFARRSDDGGAVSSIDGAYALYAVAIAPTPEAVAHGRASASSLVQALEPWSLLHSRVPTFIDDAVDAADVYGDACDRLASVAARVDPQATFQAGHSIR; encoded by the coding sequence ATGACCGATGTGCTGTCTGCGGCCGAGGCCGCCGAATCCCTGCGCGGGCTCCTGCCCGGCCGCCTGTTCCTGCCGGGCGATGACGGCTACGACGCCGCCCGCACACCGTGGAACACGGCCGCTGTGCTCGCCCCGGCAGCCGTAGCCGTGCCCGAGTCGGTCGCCGACGTGCAGGCCGTCGTGCGCGCCGCCGCCGATGCGCACCTCCGACTCGCACCCATGAGCACGGGCCACGCGGGGATGCTGCTGTCGAGCGTCGACCTCGCCTCCACCGTTCTCGTGCGACTCACCTCCCTCACCGGCGTCAGCGTCGACGAGCGGGCCTGCGTCGCTCGCGTGCTCGGCGGCACAGTATGGGACGACGTGGTCGCGGCGGCGCATCCGCACGGGCTGACCGGGCTGCATGGCAGTGCAGGCGGCATCGCCGTCGCCGGATTCGCGCTCAACGGAGGCCTGTCGTTCTACGGCCGCAAGCACGGACTGTGCGCGAACAGCGTGCGCGCCGTCGAGCTCGTCACCGCAGACGGTGGGCTGCGTCGCGTCGACGCCGAGCACGATCCCGACCTGTTCTGGGCGCTCCGCGGTGGCGGCGGCAACTTCGGCATCGTCACGGCGATCGAGGTCGAACTCGTGCCGTACTCCGATGTCGTGGCCGGCATGATGCTGTGGGACCGCTCTCGAGCGGTCGATGTGATGCGTGCATGGCGCGATCTGACGGTGGATGCCCCAGAGTCCGTCACGACGTCACTACGGGTCATGAGCTTTCCACCGCTTCCCGACCTGCCGCCCTTCCTCGCGGGGCGCGACGTGATCGTGGTCGACGGTGCGTTCCTCGAATCAGACGAACGGGCATCCGCGTTGCTCGCGCCCCTGCGTGCACTGCAACCGGAGATCGACACGGTGCGGCGCATCCCGACCTCCGAACTGCCTCTGATGCACATGGACCCGCCCCGGCCGTCGCCCGCGGTGAGCGGCCACTGCGTGTTGGGCGAGCTGTCCGACGACACCATCGACGCCTACCTCGATCAGGTGGGACCCGGCACGCGCTCCGGCCTGCTCTCGGCGGAGCTTCGGCAGCTGGGCGGTGCGTTCGCCCGACGCTCCGACGACGGCGGCGCCGTGTCGAGCATCGACGGCGCATACGCGCTCTACGCCGTCGCGATCGCGCCGACGCCGGAGGCCGTCGCACACGGCCGAGCCTCGGCGAGCTCGCTCGTCCAGGCGCTCGAGCCATGGTCGTTGCTGCACTCCAGGGTGCCGACGTTCATCGACGACGCCGTCGACGCTGCGGATGTCTACGGCGACGCCTGCGATCGGCTCGCGTCGGTCGCGGCACGCGTCGACCCGCAGGCGACGTTCCAGGCGGGGCACAGCATCCGCTGA
- the prpB gene encoding methylisocitrate lyase has product MLYSGKSPAAKRADFRSALASGELLRFPGAFNPLSARLIERKGFEGVYISGAVLSADLGLPDIGLTTLTEVAGRAKQIARMTDLPAIVDADTGFGEPMNVARTVQELEDAGLAGTHIEDQVNPKRCGHLDGKQVVDEHTALQRIRAAVDARRDPNFLIMARTDIRAVDGLQAAVDRAKALVDAGADAIFPEAMATLEEFAAVRAAVDVPLLANMTEFGKSELFTVQQLADVGMNIVIWPVSLLRLAMGAAMRGLDELTENGTLTGRLGEMQHRSELYDLIDYEAYNHFDTSIFNFTIER; this is encoded by the coding sequence ATGCTGTACTCCGGCAAGTCTCCGGCCGCGAAGCGCGCCGACTTCCGTTCCGCGCTCGCGTCGGGTGAGCTGCTGCGCTTTCCCGGTGCCTTTAACCCGCTGAGCGCCCGCCTCATCGAGCGCAAGGGCTTCGAGGGCGTCTACATCTCTGGTGCCGTGCTCTCCGCCGACCTCGGCCTTCCCGACATCGGCCTCACAACGCTCACCGAGGTGGCCGGCCGTGCCAAGCAGATCGCGCGGATGACCGACCTGCCTGCGATCGTGGATGCCGACACCGGCTTCGGAGAGCCGATGAACGTGGCCCGCACGGTGCAGGAGCTCGAGGATGCCGGACTCGCCGGCACCCACATCGAAGACCAGGTGAACCCCAAGCGCTGCGGCCACCTCGACGGCAAGCAGGTGGTGGACGAGCACACCGCGTTGCAGCGCATCCGGGCGGCGGTGGATGCGCGCAGGGACCCGAACTTTCTCATCATGGCGCGCACCGACATCCGCGCGGTGGACGGCCTGCAGGCAGCTGTCGACCGGGCGAAGGCGCTGGTGGATGCCGGCGCCGACGCGATCTTCCCCGAAGCGATGGCGACGCTCGAGGAGTTCGCCGCGGTGCGGGCCGCGGTCGACGTTCCGCTGCTGGCCAACATGACCGAGTTCGGCAAGAGCGAGCTCTTCACGGTGCAGCAGCTCGCCGACGTGGGCATGAACATCGTGATATGGCCGGTGTCGTTGCTGCGCCTGGCGATGGGTGCCGCGATGCGGGGGCTCGACGAGCTGACCGAGAACGGCACGCTCACCGGCAGGCTCGGCGAGATGCAGCACAGGTCGGAGCTCTACGACCTCATCGACTACGAGGCCTACAACCACTTCGACACATCGATCTTCAACTTCACGATCGAGCGCTGA
- a CDS encoding dynamin family protein, translated as MDLLERYRNLRLDLGDATRSLLYLARARQNEAIEAACRRLLKRLADDRFAVAIVGQHSRGKTTLMNALLGAEFLPTGILPMTSVITVIRYGSEPRALYYRRGSDLAMPTTFEEVPRLVARESSTRAQLEVVRVELEVPAELLRLGLTFVDTPGVGSTDLSGALAARDFLPDADAVLLVTAVDSALTTPELELLAAVPPSAPVFCVVNKVDLVSTDQTNAVVGFVERTLLESARRESPEVFALSALQGLRHRLGGGELTAMPASLSAAAIPDGGMDAFQARLEATLTSVRAPVALATALDVARGILTDERRMLDLGERAAHLSEAEAIVLRTTMSAAAGRAETERARVVAAMREDSQHTLDVALTAHRQEWHDLMVDAWAHADDAGAPVDLDSAGSTVDAAPTPGTPAWWSAITASLSEASAAAVLRRADELGPTLDAALSSALDTVQLDGDAVSTPWASQELPGFGAFSIVRDAAERPDDHGVQTRSRKRRDRQADRVLGLFGDHLHEQNDRRAEWIGRDAARRTNDSRARLERYLQAPPSEFERDAIARIAARLDAVGDNLTDRSRRQRTAGPAHRPTPSLHEAARPTPARPAPFDCVVCAHERTALIEDLRHRQFFVATRDRDQAEFAHIGGLCAQHTWTYASLASPVGIASAYAPLVSRAAETLDAAPTASSLLDAATEFGGNPEACPVCRVVADAERDALWALDTADGGATVCMRHLEAAAAVGLRPEALRCLARRLAENLHRHAEDMRAYALKREALAVSSLTVEESDAYREALLMIAGDPLLARPTSLDGDAEM; from the coding sequence ATGGACCTGTTGGAGCGATACCGCAACCTGCGCCTCGACCTCGGCGACGCCACACGCTCGCTGCTCTACCTGGCTCGGGCGCGGCAGAACGAAGCGATCGAAGCAGCGTGCCGGCGCCTGCTCAAACGACTCGCAGACGACCGGTTCGCCGTCGCCATCGTGGGTCAGCACAGCCGTGGCAAGACAACGCTCATGAATGCACTTCTGGGTGCCGAGTTCTTGCCGACGGGCATTCTGCCGATGACCTCGGTCATCACCGTCATCCGGTACGGGTCTGAGCCACGGGCGCTGTATTACCGGCGCGGCAGCGACCTGGCGATGCCCACCACCTTCGAAGAGGTACCCCGGCTCGTGGCCAGAGAGAGCAGCACCCGCGCCCAGCTCGAGGTGGTGCGCGTCGAGTTGGAGGTCCCGGCCGAACTTCTACGGCTGGGCCTCACCTTCGTGGACACGCCGGGGGTCGGATCAACCGACCTGAGTGGGGCGCTGGCGGCACGAGACTTCTTGCCCGATGCCGACGCCGTTCTGCTCGTCACCGCCGTCGACTCCGCGCTGACCACGCCGGAACTCGAGCTGCTGGCGGCAGTGCCGCCGAGCGCGCCGGTGTTCTGCGTCGTGAACAAGGTGGATCTGGTGAGCACTGACCAGACGAATGCGGTCGTCGGCTTCGTGGAGCGCACGCTGCTCGAGTCGGCGCGCCGCGAGTCACCCGAGGTGTTCGCGTTGTCCGCGTTGCAAGGCTTGCGGCATCGACTCGGCGGCGGCGAGCTGACGGCAATGCCGGCGAGTCTCTCTGCGGCCGCGATTCCCGACGGCGGCATGGATGCCTTCCAGGCGCGCCTGGAGGCGACGCTCACGTCGGTGCGCGCCCCCGTGGCGCTCGCGACGGCGCTCGATGTCGCACGCGGCATCCTCACCGACGAACGGCGGATGCTCGACCTCGGCGAGCGGGCCGCGCACCTCTCCGAGGCCGAGGCCATCGTCTTGCGCACGACCATGTCGGCTGCCGCCGGACGTGCGGAGACCGAACGCGCCCGCGTGGTCGCCGCGATGCGCGAGGACTCGCAGCACACGCTCGACGTGGCGCTGACGGCACACCGGCAGGAATGGCACGACCTCATGGTCGATGCCTGGGCGCATGCAGACGATGCCGGTGCGCCGGTCGATCTGGACAGCGCCGGATCCACTGTTGACGCCGCGCCGACGCCCGGAACGCCTGCCTGGTGGTCGGCGATCACCGCATCTCTGTCGGAGGCATCGGCTGCGGCCGTGCTCCGGCGGGCAGACGAGCTGGGCCCTACCCTCGACGCCGCCCTGTCGTCGGCGCTCGACACCGTGCAGCTCGACGGCGATGCCGTGTCCACACCCTGGGCCTCCCAGGAGTTGCCGGGATTCGGGGCATTCAGCATCGTGCGTGACGCCGCTGAGCGACCCGACGATCACGGCGTACAGACGCGCTCGCGAAAACGCCGCGACCGTCAAGCGGATCGAGTGCTCGGCCTCTTCGGCGATCACCTGCACGAGCAGAACGACCGCCGTGCCGAGTGGATCGGACGCGACGCCGCGCGCCGCACGAACGACAGTCGCGCTCGCCTCGAGCGGTACCTCCAAGCCCCACCCTCCGAGTTCGAGCGAGACGCGATCGCGCGCATCGCTGCCCGACTGGATGCCGTCGGCGACAACCTCACGGATCGCTCGAGACGACAGCGCACCGCAGGGCCCGCGCATCGCCCGACGCCGTCACTCCACGAGGCGGCGCGCCCGACGCCCGCCAGACCCGCGCCGTTCGATTGCGTCGTCTGCGCTCACGAGCGCACCGCGCTGATCGAAGACCTGCGTCACCGCCAGTTCTTCGTCGCCACCCGTGATCGGGATCAGGCGGAGTTCGCGCACATCGGAGGACTGTGCGCGCAGCACACCTGGACCTACGCTTCGCTGGCCTCGCCCGTCGGCATCGCCTCGGCCTATGCGCCGTTGGTCTCGCGAGCCGCGGAGACACTGGATGCCGCACCGACGGCATCCAGCCTGCTCGACGCGGCGACGGAATTCGGCGGCAACCCCGAGGCCTGTCCGGTGTGCCGGGTGGTCGCCGATGCGGAGCGGGATGCCCTCTGGGCGCTCGACACCGCAGACGGCGGTGCGACCGTGTGCATGCGGCACCTCGAGGCGGCCGCCGCGGTCGGCCTCCGGCCCGAAGCGTTGCGGTGTCTCGCGCGGCGCCTCGCGGAGAACCTGCACCGGCACGCGGAGGACATGCGCGCGTATGCGCTCAAGCGTGAAGCTCTCGCCGTGTCGTCACTCACCGTCGAGGAGAGCGACGCGTACCGCGAAGCGCTGCTGATGATCGCCGGCGATCCACTGCTGGCGCGACCGACGTCACTCGACGGCGACGCGGAGATGTGA
- a CDS encoding histidine phosphatase family protein: MNDAAHSHTLYLVRHGRTALNAEGRLRGHANPPLDEIGLKEAEAVGEVLARTGPVHVYCSPLDRAVRTAEAIGELCGAPVQADPRFMDRDYGPWTGQVREEVIARFGSVDAAPGVEPTASVLERARPALDAVLDDAARSGLDGPVVVVTHDAVIKPLIRAIDPSHTDLTTPTGSWNELVREGGVWTVVLVDQVPRTSGGSAPPGKPAMSPQ; this comes from the coding sequence GTGAACGACGCCGCGCATTCTCACACGCTGTATCTGGTGCGGCACGGCCGCACGGCGCTCAACGCGGAGGGCCGCCTGCGCGGGCACGCGAACCCGCCGCTCGACGAGATCGGACTGAAAGAGGCCGAAGCGGTGGGTGAGGTGCTCGCGCGCACGGGGCCGGTGCACGTGTACTGCAGTCCGCTCGACCGGGCGGTGAGAACCGCCGAGGCGATCGGCGAGCTCTGCGGAGCCCCGGTGCAGGCCGATCCGCGGTTCATGGATCGCGACTACGGGCCATGGACGGGCCAAGTGCGTGAGGAAGTGATCGCGCGGTTCGGAAGCGTGGATGCCGCGCCCGGCGTCGAGCCAACGGCATCCGTGCTGGAGCGCGCCCGTCCAGCACTCGACGCGGTGCTCGACGACGCTGCCCGTTCCGGCCTCGATGGCCCGGTCGTGGTGGTCACTCACGACGCCGTGATCAAGCCGTTGATCCGCGCGATCGATCCGTCGCACACCGACCTCACGACTCCGACCGGTTCGTGGAACGAGCTCGTGCGCGAAGGCGGCGTGTGGACCGTCGTGCTGGTGGATCAGGTTCCGCGGACCTCCGGGGGATCGGCGCCGCCCGGGAAACCGGCGATGTCTCCGCAGTGA
- the ettA gene encoding energy-dependent translational throttle protein EttA has translation MAATQWCFQLSHVRVAKGEKVILDDVSLTFLPGAKIGVVGPNGAGKSTVLRVIAGLETPSAGEATGAPGVSIGILLQEPRLDDTKTVLGNVQDAVAETTEMLRRFNEIAERLAEDFSEELLAELGELQHELDHRDAWDLDSRLEQAMAALDCPPPDTPVADLSGGERRRVALCALLLRQPDLLLLDEPTNHLDADSTAWLEQHLAAYPGTVIAVTHDRYFLDNVAQWILELDRGRAYAYEGNYTTYLQTKQERMAIEGRKDEKRRRRIREELAWVREGVKGRQRISAARLSRYEEMAAEAERTRRLDFDEIQIPPGPRLGTLVIDAVHVCKGFGDRPLIDDLSFSLPPGGIVGVLGPNGVGKTTLFEMMAGRQHPDSGEFVIGESVRISYVDQSRAGIDSEETAWQAVSGGRDVITVGQVEIPSRAYIAAFGFKGSAQQKPVRLFSGGERNRLNLALTLKQGGNVLLLDEPTNDLDTETSASLEAALLDFPGCAIVTAHDRWFLDRVATHILAWEGTEQDPARWHWFEGDFAGYEVDRAARLGPDAARPSRGAHRRLARG, from the coding sequence ATGGCCGCGACACAGTGGTGTTTTCAGCTCAGCCACGTGAGGGTGGCGAAGGGCGAGAAGGTCATTCTCGACGACGTCTCGCTGACGTTCCTGCCCGGCGCGAAGATCGGCGTCGTCGGGCCGAACGGCGCAGGCAAGTCCACGGTGCTGCGCGTCATCGCGGGTTTGGAGACGCCGTCGGCCGGAGAGGCGACGGGCGCGCCAGGGGTGAGCATCGGCATCCTTCTGCAGGAGCCGCGGCTCGATGACACCAAGACGGTGCTGGGCAACGTGCAGGATGCCGTGGCCGAGACCACGGAGATGCTGCGGCGATTCAACGAGATCGCCGAGCGCCTCGCCGAGGATTTCTCCGAGGAGCTGCTGGCCGAGCTGGGCGAGCTGCAGCACGAACTGGATCATCGCGACGCATGGGATCTGGACTCCCGCCTCGAGCAGGCGATGGCCGCTCTCGACTGCCCGCCGCCCGACACTCCTGTCGCGGATCTCTCGGGGGGAGAGCGCCGTCGGGTCGCACTCTGCGCACTCCTTCTGCGCCAGCCCGATCTGCTTCTGCTCGACGAGCCGACCAATCACCTCGACGCCGACAGCACGGCGTGGCTCGAACAGCACCTGGCCGCATACCCGGGCACGGTCATCGCGGTGACGCACGACAGGTACTTTCTTGACAACGTGGCGCAGTGGATCCTCGAGCTCGATCGCGGACGTGCGTACGCCTACGAGGGCAACTACACGACCTACCTGCAGACCAAGCAGGAGCGGATGGCGATCGAGGGAAGGAAGGACGAGAAGCGGCGTCGGCGCATCCGCGAGGAGTTGGCCTGGGTGCGCGAGGGTGTGAAGGGCAGGCAGCGCATCTCCGCGGCGCGGCTGTCCCGGTACGAGGAGATGGCGGCGGAGGCCGAGCGCACGCGCAGGCTGGACTTCGACGAGATCCAGATTCCGCCGGGGCCGCGACTGGGCACGCTCGTGATCGACGCCGTGCACGTCTGCAAGGGGTTCGGTGATCGTCCGCTCATCGACGATCTCTCGTTCTCGTTGCCGCCGGGCGGAATCGTGGGTGTTCTGGGGCCGAACGGAGTCGGCAAGACGACGCTGTTCGAGATGATGGCCGGCCGACAGCATCCCGACTCCGGCGAGTTCGTCATCGGTGAGAGCGTACGCATCTCCTACGTCGACCAGAGCCGAGCGGGCATCGACTCCGAGGAGACGGCGTGGCAGGCGGTCTCAGGCGGCAGAGACGTCATCACCGTCGGACAGGTCGAGATTCCGTCGCGCGCCTACATCGCCGCCTTCGGGTTCAAGGGGTCGGCGCAGCAGAAGCCCGTTCGCCTGTTCTCCGGCGGGGAGCGCAACCGGCTCAACCTGGCGCTCACCTTGAAACAGGGCGGCAACGTGCTGTTGCTCGACGAGCCGACGAACGATCTCGACACCGAGACTTCGGCGAGCCTCGAAGCCGCGCTGCTCGACTTTCCCGGGTGCGCGATCGTCACCGCGCACGACAGGTGGTTCCTCGACCGGGTGGCCACGCACATCCTCGCCTGGGAAGGCACGGAGCAGGATCCCGCGCGCTGGCACTGGTTCGAAGGCGACTTCGCGGGCTACGAGGTCGACCGTGCGGCCCGTCTCGGCCCGGATGCCGCTCGGCCGTCGCGCGGAGCGCACCGCAGGCTGGCGAGGGGGTGA
- a CDS encoding MutS-related protein: MKTYLLFADRDLPAEPNPLPNAEALTEDLGLDPLIAAMGTGDGFLEDAARRLLLEPLVDVDDILYRQQVLSDCMRNEGIVRELYALALDAFTRQRKVYGWLSDRNPGATLSHAVQVLEIFVSELRTLRLIAVDHAHEFESAGFRRFFEMTVRELDDAYFAEIDRHLRRLRFRGSVMISAHLDRGGKPSALVLRRPEREKRTIGERWSALTHPIPAFRIAERDEAGADALNEFRGKGMNLVADALARSTDHILSFFSMLRLELGFYIGCLNLIHALDDRTQHTSMPVPVAQAQQMFACDELYDPSLALVGSAAGGEGVAVVGNTIDAGSHPLMMVTGANRGGKSTFLRSRGLAQLMMQAGMVVPARAMTATVASGVFTHFKREEDTELASGKFDEELARMNEIVGQITPASLMLFNESFAATNEREGSEIARQIVRALLDSGIRVVYVTHLYDLAHGFVGDADAFFLRAERERTFRLVVGEPLPTSFGGDLYRDIFRTDPANGRPVEAFATTRGT, from the coding sequence ATGAAGACGTATCTGCTGTTCGCCGATCGCGACCTGCCCGCCGAACCGAATCCGCTTCCGAACGCGGAGGCGCTCACTGAGGACCTCGGCCTCGACCCGCTGATCGCGGCGATGGGCACCGGCGACGGGTTCCTCGAGGATGCCGCACGCAGGTTGCTGCTCGAACCGCTCGTCGATGTCGACGACATCCTCTACCGGCAACAGGTTCTCAGCGACTGCATGCGAAACGAGGGCATCGTGCGTGAGTTGTATGCCCTCGCGTTGGATGCGTTCACGAGGCAGCGCAAGGTCTACGGGTGGCTGAGCGACCGCAATCCGGGCGCAACGCTCTCGCACGCGGTGCAGGTGCTGGAGATCTTCGTCTCCGAACTGCGCACCCTGCGACTGATCGCCGTCGATCACGCCCACGAGTTCGAGTCGGCAGGCTTCCGCCGCTTCTTCGAGATGACCGTGCGTGAGCTGGATGACGCCTACTTCGCCGAGATCGACCGTCACCTGCGGCGACTGCGCTTTCGCGGCAGCGTGATGATCAGCGCGCATCTCGACCGCGGCGGCAAGCCGTCGGCGCTCGTGCTTCGACGCCCGGAGCGGGAGAAGCGCACCATCGGTGAGCGGTGGAGCGCGCTGACGCACCCGATTCCGGCATTCCGCATCGCCGAGCGTGATGAGGCAGGTGCCGACGCCCTGAACGAGTTCCGCGGGAAGGGCATGAACCTGGTCGCCGACGCGCTGGCCAGGTCGACCGATCACATCTTGAGCTTCTTCTCGATGCTGCGGCTCGAGCTGGGTTTCTACATCGGATGCCTGAATCTCATCCACGCGCTCGACGACCGCACCCAGCACACATCGATGCCCGTTCCGGTCGCGCAGGCGCAGCAGATGTTCGCGTGCGACGAGCTCTACGACCCGAGCCTGGCGCTCGTCGGCTCCGCGGCAGGCGGCGAAGGCGTCGCCGTCGTCGGCAACACCATCGATGCAGGCTCGCACCCACTCATGATGGTCACCGGGGCCAACCGCGGGGGCAAGTCCACCTTTCTGCGAAGCAGGGGTCTTGCCCAGCTGATGATGCAGGCAGGCATGGTCGTGCCGGCTCGGGCAATGACGGCGACGGTCGCGTCTGGTGTCTTCACGCACTTCAAGCGCGAAGAAGACACCGAGCTGGCCAGCGGCAAGTTCGACGAGGAACTGGCGCGCATGAACGAGATCGTCGGACAGATCACGCCCGCCTCGCTCATGCTGTTCAACGAGTCGTTCGCCGCCACGAACGAGCGCGAGGGGTCGGAGATCGCCAGGCAGATCGTGCGTGCTCTGCTCGATTCGGGCATTCGCGTGGTCTACGTCACGCACCTGTACGATCTCGCGCACGGTTTCGTCGGCGATGCCGACGCCTTCTTCCTTCGAGCCGAACGGGAGCGCACGTTCAGGCTCGTCGTCGGAGAGCCGTTGCCGACGAGTTTCGGAGGGGACCTCTATCGCGACATCTTCAGGACGGATCCGGCGAACGGACGACCTGTCGAGGCATTCGCGACGACGAGAGGGACCTGA
- a CDS encoding MutS-related protein encodes MINQNLELRSDQAAEAATGPSFRSLLSPGPETTLATGEPECFHDLGLDQLVEAIATNRAEYDLVPIYRTPTRDPEVVVYRQEVYTDLAQQPVHDAVSTFAEQLRLHRARMQQASKLYAAEQRPFWMLSGMLTYYAAVRAFSAALTELTLHSNGLNALREWLAQLVGSEAFISAEREGREIRAELDSIHFTVRIDGLRVEVAPFADEPDYSGEVEATFARFRQGDVKEHLVRFREYVDVDRVEEGVLQLVAQENPTVFAALREYVTTRQRRYLDPTVARVDRELQFFLSYREHVAPMIEDGLAFCMPNVSSSKEVSARHTFDLALASRMGRERASLVTNDFELRRGERLIVVTGANQGGKTTFSRTFGQLHWLAELGLPVPGEAASLFAFDDIYTHYEQQEDVTSLRGKLEDELVRIHDILERATGDSVVILNEIFSSTTLDDAVLLGTAVLRQIIARDILAVCVTFVDELSTLSDTTVSLVAAVDPAEPTKRTFKLERRPADGLAYALALADKYHLRGPQIIEAIAGEAHR; translated from the coding sequence GTGATCAATCAGAATCTCGAATTGCGCAGCGACCAGGCGGCAGAGGCCGCGACGGGCCCATCGTTCCGAAGCCTGCTCTCTCCCGGCCCCGAAACGACGTTGGCCACCGGCGAACCGGAGTGCTTTCACGACCTCGGACTCGATCAGCTCGTCGAGGCGATCGCGACGAACCGAGCAGAGTACGACCTCGTGCCGATCTATCGCACGCCGACACGAGACCCCGAGGTTGTCGTGTATCGCCAGGAGGTGTACACCGATCTCGCGCAGCAGCCGGTGCACGACGCCGTGTCGACCTTCGCCGAACAGTTGAGGCTGCATCGCGCACGAATGCAGCAGGCGTCGAAGCTGTATGCAGCAGAGCAGCGGCCGTTCTGGATGCTGTCCGGCATGCTCACGTACTACGCCGCCGTGCGCGCGTTCAGCGCCGCACTCACGGAGTTGACGTTGCACTCGAACGGCTTGAACGCGCTGCGCGAGTGGCTCGCCCAGCTGGTCGGGAGCGAAGCGTTCATCTCGGCGGAACGCGAAGGGCGAGAGATCAGAGCAGAGCTCGACAGCATCCACTTCACGGTGCGCATCGACGGACTTCGCGTCGAGGTCGCTCCGTTCGCCGACGAACCGGACTACAGCGGCGAGGTCGAGGCCACGTTCGCCCGATTCCGACAGGGCGACGTGAAAGAGCACCTCGTGAGGTTCCGAGAGTACGTGGATGTCGATCGCGTCGAAGAAGGCGTTCTCCAGTTGGTGGCACAGGAGAACCCGACTGTCTTCGCTGCCTTGCGTGAGTACGTGACGACCAGACAACGCCGGTACCTCGATCCCACGGTCGCCCGCGTCGATCGAGAGCTTCAATTCTTCCTCTCGTATCGCGAGCACGTCGCGCCCATGATCGAGGACGGACTCGCGTTCTGCATGCCGAACGTGTCGTCATCGAAAGAAGTCTCGGCTCGTCACACGTTCGATCTGGCACTCGCCTCACGGATGGGGCGAGAGCGTGCTTCGCTCGTCACCAACGACTTCGAGCTGCGACGGGGCGAACGGCTCATCGTGGTCACCGGCGCGAACCAGGGCGGAAAGACGACCTTCTCACGCACGTTCGGCCAGCTGCACTGGCTGGCGGAGTTGGGGCTTCCGGTGCCCGGAGAGGCCGCGTCGCTCTTCGCATTCGACGACATCTACACGCACTACGAGCAGCAGGAAGACGTCACGAGCCTGCGCGGCAAGCTGGAGGACGAGCTCGTGCGCATCCACGACATCCTCGAGCGCGCGACGGGTGACAGCGTCGTGATCCTGAACGAGATCTTCAGTTCGACGACTCTCGATGACGCGGTACTGCTCGGCACCGCCGTGCTGAGGCAGATCATCGCTCGCGACATCCTCGCGGTGTGCGTCACGTTCGTGGATGAGCTCAGCACCTTGAGCGACACGACGGTGAGCCTCGTCGCTGCCGTGGATCCGGCGGAGCCGACGAAACGCACCTTCAAGCTGGAACGGCGACCGGCCGATGGCCTTGCCTATGCACTCGCCCTGGCCGACAAATACCATCTGCGCGGTCCGCAGATCATCGAAGCGATCGCTGGGGAGGCGCACCGATGA